ATATAAATCAAAGTTATTAAAGTAGCTGCATCTGGAAAGGGATGGAGGGAATaaggatttaattttatttgtaataattttgttctttaaaacatACCTGATAGTTTAGGACTTCTGCTTCTGAGAAGATGATATAGACATACTTTTCTCCATTCCTCTGGCTAGGTACAACCAAAATCCTAACTAAAAGAGgagtctcaaatcaataatctaaactacttctggccgggtgcagtggctcatgcctataatctcagcactttgggaggctgaagagggcagatcacctgaggtcaggggttcgagaccagcctgggcaacatggtgaaaccccatctctactaaaaatacaaaaattagcagagcatggtgacacatgcctgtaatcccagctacttgggagggtgaggcaggagaatcgcttgaacctgggaggtggaggctgcgatgagccgagatgttgctactgtactccatcctgggtgacagagtgagaccttgtctcaaaaatcaaaacaaaacaaaacaacaaaaaaaccccacaaacttCTACTTCAAGTCACTAGAataagaagaacaaactaaatccaaagcaagcagaagaggaaaaaataacaagcagaaaccaatgaaattaaaaacagaaaagcaacagagaaaatcaatgacacaaaaagctgattctttgaaaagactgataaaattgacaaacctcttACAAGACTGatacagaaaaaagaagacataaatcaCCAGTATCAGTAATGAAACGGGTGACATCAGTACAGACCCTGCCCACATCAGAAGGATCATAAGAGAATAATTCCACGGACAACTTTACATACATATGTGGGGGTGTGTGCTGCAGACCTCAACTCAACGACAGATGAATAATGTACACTGACACAGATATTCTGCTTGTCAGTCAGGCCGATTGTCCAGGCCCCCTACAGACTCCCAGGAGAGTGCTGTACATTTGCAACGTGGCCCCGACTCCCCGCCTCCTACTCGCTGGCCTTCTCGTCATTTACTTAGCACACATTAAACACAGCAAAAGTCTCAAGTAAACACCATTAGAGGGTAATCAACCTGGTCGCCTTCCCCTGCCTCCCCCAGAGCGCCATCCTGCCCGCGAATGATTAAAGGTTACTTTTAgaaccacatgagtaaacaagctatttagataGACTCCTCTACATTCCTATGTTACTTACCCTTGCTATGGCTCAAAGAGGATTAGGCCGCTTTCAGCCAAACTATCTGAAGCTAAGCAAAAACCTTTTGGCCTTCcaagttttgtgttttattgtaTAATTTTCCCCACCATCCTGACTGAACCTCTACATACATAAATGTAACAATTTAGGCAAAATAGATCAATTACTCAAAAAGCACACACTATCACAACTTACTAGTATGAAATAGATACTTTGAATAGCCCTATAGCTATTAAGGAAATTTAATTCATAATTAAAACACTCCCCAAAAGGAAATTTCAAGGCCCAGATGATTACACTGGAGCATTCTAccacacttttgtttttttttttgagatggagtttcactcttgttgcccaggctagaatgcaaagGTGCCTTCTCAGCTCAccaaacctctgcttcccaggttcaagtaattctcctgcctcagcctcccgaggagctgggattacaggcatgtgccaccacacaggctaattttgtatttttagtagaaacagggtttctccatgttggtgaggcaggtctcgatctcctgaccttgtgatcctcccgcctcggtctcccaaagtgctgggattacaagcgtgagccaccgtgcccggccaaagttGACTGTTTTTAACTGTACACTTCAGTGGGATTAAGTACATTATATTGCCATAGAACTCTCACCACCAtccatctacagaactctttttatcttggaaaactgaaactctatacctattaaacaataacttcacTCTCCCTGTcctccagtccctggcaaccaccattctgctttctgtctctgtgattttGACGACTCTAGTACCTCATATACATGGAATTACCcagtatttatcattttatgtctggcttagtccacttagcgtaatgtttcttcaagattcatctatgttgtagcatgtgtcagaattcccatcctttctaaggctgaaaggatttccattgtgtggatgtaccatattttgcttatctattcatCTACTGATGAAGAACTgggttgcttccatttttttttttgcttgtgaataatgctgctgtgaacatatgtgtacaaatatctctttgagaccctacttttaattattttgaggatATCTCTAGATATGGacttgctgaatcatatggtaattctatttttatttatttattttgagacagtgtcttgctttgtcacccaggctggagtgcagtggcatgatcacagctcactgtagccttgacctcccaggctcaagcaatcctcttgcctcagcctcctgagtagctgggactacaggcgcatgccaccagatccagttaatttttgtattttttgtagagatggggtttcgtcatgttgccccgactggtctcgaactcctgggctcaagcaatcctcctgcttctgcctcccaaagcgctggaattataggcgtaagccaccatgcccagcctattttcacttttttgaggAATCATTATACGGTTTTCCACAgtgtctgtaccattttacattcccaccaacagtgcacaagggttcaatttccccacatccttgccaatgcttgtagtttctttcttttcctttttttttttctagtggccATCTTAATGGGTATATGACGTAGTATCTCATTGTTCtttatctcattgtgatttgtgtttctctaatgattagtgatgttgagtatcttttcatgtgctcactGGCCACTTGTTGATcactggagaaatgtctattcaagcccTTTGTTGTGGTTTTTGAATGAGATTGTTCTTATTTTGTTGCTGAGTTTTAGGAGTCTctgcatattctggatattaatcctttgtcagatatatgatttgcaaatattttcttccattctgtgggttgcctcttTACTCTGCTACAGagtcttttgatgcacaaaatgttttaattttcataaagtccaatttgtctattttttcttttgttgcctgtgcctttagTGTCATATCCAGGAAGTCTGTTGCCAAATCCGATGTGGTAAACCCTTTGCCATATGTTTTCTATGAGTTTTATGCTTTGGGATTTTAAAAGTTGTGGGTCTTTTTGGGTGAATTTTTATCTATGGTGTTAGAGAAGGAACCACCTTcacttttttgcatgtggatatccagttttcccagcaccatttgttagaAAGACTGTCCCTCCTCCCCGCATTGAATGGGCTTGGTCTccttgttaaaaattatttgaccatATATGGGAGGGCATATCTTGGGGCTCTCTAttgtattccattggtctatatgtctgtctatatgccagtaccacactgtcttgatgaCTGAAGCTTGgaagtaagttttgaaatcaggaagtgtgagttcttcagctttattcttatttttcaggattgttttggctaatCGAAATCCCTTGAGAGTATATGAATTGTAGAATGAGtttctctgtttctacaaaaaatgtcattgggattttgacaggaattgcattaaatctgtagattgctttggatagtattgacatcttaactaTATTAAGtaaggatgattttttttaaattactgattcaatctcctcaCTAGTTATAGGTTTATTCAGATTATATTATCTATTCTGAGTCAGTTTTGCATTTCtatgaatttgtccatttcatctacgttatccaatttgttggcttATATTTGCTCATAGTACTCTCTTATGATCCTTTCTATTTCTGTAGAATTGCTAGTAACGAGCCATTGCAGTTGGGATCTGGCAgcagaggctgtgtgtgtgtttgtgtgtgtgtgtgatcggAGAAATGCTTGAGAGGGTAACACCCGATTTAGGAGTGGACAGGGTATGAGGACAAAGAAGTGGTAATGGGAGaccttgccttttatttcttttaatcttttttgataATACATTTGTGCATTATTTGGTCGTtctctttaaattcatttttaaaggtaGAAGCAAATCAAGACTGGTAGATGCTGTGCCAAGGAAAGTCAGGGATCCTAGGTTCGAATCCTGTCTCTGTTCGCAATTCGCTCCGCAACCTCAAACAAACGACCTCAGTTTCATCTATGAAAAGCTGGTAACCATCGTCAGTTGCCAGGCCATGAAGAGAGTCAACGGAAATAAGTTTTTATTCTAGGGCACCCGCTCTCTCTCAGGTAAAAGCCGCGCCCCAATCAGGTACTGCCGCGCCAGGGCCGCGGGACATCTCGGGATTTGTGGTCCACCCGGCGGAACTCGCGGTCCCGGCAGGCACCGCGGCGGCGGCAGGGCGACGTGGCGCGGCCGGCTGCGGCTGCGCAGgcaggtggagcaagatggctgtGGAGCTGGGCGTGCTGCTCGTCCGGCCCCGGCCCGGAACCGGGCTGGGTAGAGTGATGCGGACCCTCCTGCTGGTGCTGTGGCTGGCGACGCGCGGAAGCGCGCTCTACTTTCACATCGGAGAGACGGAGAAGAAGTGCTTTATTGAGGAGATCCCGGACGAGACCATGGTCATAGGTGCGGGGGCGGGGAGGAAGGGGCGAGTTTGGAACGTGACCGTGGTCTTGGGGCGGGGGATGCGAGACAGTCAGCTCTCTAGAGCCGGGAGGAGACGGCCTCGCCGTGCCCAGGCGGTCGCGGAACCCATGCCACCTCGCGCTCCTCTGACCTGGGCTCGCCCTGCTTCCCTCAAGGAAACTACCGGACGCAGCTGTATGACAAGCAGCGGGAGGAGTACCAGCCGGCCACCCCGGGGCTTGGCATGTTTGTGGAGGTGAAGGACCCAGAGGACAAGGTGAGCCAACCGCCCCCCTCCTCTCCGCCAGCCTCTCAGCTAGGCGGGCTCCGGTACTTCCTCTTCTAGTTCCTGCATCTGCTAAAGTGGGAGAGACAGTTGATGTTGTGGGAATATCCTGCTGACTTGCAGACCCCGCCCGGTCTGTGAAATGGGCGGATTAATTGTGGTGATAAAAATCAAAGAGTTTTGTCAACTCTTAAAGTCATCTAGACTTTAAGATTTCACAGAACATGATACTTTCCCCACAAAATGAGCAGCTTTTAATCTTCCCAAGTAAGGATATTAAAACGAACGGCAAAACCCTTCAGCTCTCACCTTCTGTCACTTTTCGTTAAAAAACTCatggcggggtgtggtggctcttgcctgtaatcccagcactttgggatgccgaggcgggtggatcacttgaggccgggagttcaggACCGGCCTGGGCAACCTCCGTCtggcaaaccccgtctctagtaaaaatacaaaaaaaaaaaaaaaaaaaaatgagccgggtgtggtggcgcacacctctaataccagatacttgggaggctaaggcacgataattgcttgaacctgggaagctgaggctgcagtgagctgagatagcatcactgcactccagccaggacgacagagtgagactctgtctcaaaaacaaaaacaaaaaagaaccccccaaaaaacaactCACACCAAAAAAGTTGAAAGGGCATAAGCTATAAAGGAAAGCCCTTCCCAAGAGCAGTCAGTCACTTGCCACCCTAATGTCAGACTCTCAGAGTCTAAACACCTGCCCCAGAGAGTTCTCACACAAGCATATGGCAACAGCTGCTGAGCAGCTTTGAATCTTTCAGTGTTGTGAGGTGCGAAAGGCTGTGCCTGTCAACTTTTGCAGTACTTAGAGCCTTAAGCACTGTTTTCCTCCATTCCCATCCCTACCATAATACTGACTGAAGCTTGTTACCTTCCTCCAGGTCATCCTGGCCCGGCAGTATGGCTCCGAGGGCAGGTTCACTTTCACTTCCCATACCCCTGGTGAGCACCAGATCTGTCTTCACTCCAATTCCACCAAGTTCTCCCTCTTTGCTGGAGGCATGCTGGTAAGTGGGCCCATGTGAGACTTGCAGGTTTCAGCCTTCATCCTTTGGTGAGGACTGGGGGACTGGTGGTGCTGTGGGTGTGAGAGGATTATGTCAGATTTTGTGTCTCCTAAGAACACTGGGTTTCCACTGGATGTCCAGGACACAGTGACTGAGCTCTTTGTACATGCCTCACTCAGAGCACCAGCCCAGGCTTAATACTTGCTTGTGTGCCCAGAGCCTCATGGGGCTAAGACACTGAAGAGGGCCCAGTCTGTTGGCTAAATGAACAGATGAAGGAAAGTCGGGGATGAGCTGTCAGTCTCTGGCAGGAAGATGGAGCAGGGCTACCAGATTTCCCTTATCTCCTTTGTCTGTCCTCAGAGAGTTCACCTGGACATCCAGGTAGGTGAACATGCCAATGACTATGCAGAAATTGCTGCTAAAGACAAGTTGAGTGAGTTGCAGCTACGAGTGCGACAGCTGGTGGAACAAGTGGAGCAGATCCAGAAAGAGCAGAACTACCAGCGGGTGAGTGActgggccgggagcagtgggCTTCTCCCTAGAAGCTGCCCACTGGCTCAGCCAGGAATTTCACATTAAATTCATTCTGAGACCCCCAAGGGACTTACCTGCACTGCATTGTAGGTCGTGGGGCGGGTATTACTAACTCGACCTTGTAATTGAGGATACAGACTCGTAAGAGGCTGTCATTGCCCTAAATCACAGTTACACACAGAATGGCACAGTAGCATTTGATACCAACACCTTGGGTGCTGTTTCAGTGGGTCCACATGCTCCCAGGACCAGGGTCTCAAACTTACCGGTGACCAGGAACCAGAGATTACCATAAGTGAATCTGTGACCTTAAGGACTAGTAGGGCAGTGACCCATCTAAACAAGCACAGCCACTGTTCAGTGTCACCTGGGGGCTTCCTTGCAGAAATACCAGCCCTGGCTTTACAGATGTTCCATTTTTTCAAGAGGAAATAGGATTTTTATGcgaacattttaatttattttttatttttttctattgctgctgcacAAATTACCTGTGTTTTAAATGTTGACAAAAGACTGTGCACTGTGTGAGGCCAACAAAACATACCTAAAGGCCAGATCCAGCCCCCAGCCTGCCAGTTTACAGCCTGTGCCCACCATCTTCAAGGAGCAGTGTGGGAGACCTAGGCAGAGGGCTTAGAGCAAGTCCACTCCTGTGTGCTCCAGGACAGCTCTGCCTCGTGGGGTGATACCACAACTACCTTACCTCTCTCCCAGGCACCAGGGCAGGACTAGGTGAGGGCTATGcctgacagatgaagaaacagacttgGGAGAATGAGTAGGTTGCCTGAGGGTAAAGATAGTCCCCAGGTAGAGTGACACTTTGCAGGCACTTGGCTGGAACCTGGGCAAAGCTGGCTGACCTTGGGCATCCTCTTGGTCTGGGAATCAGCAGTTCTAGCAGCCCCAGCCAACTCAGGCTCACCTTATATTCCCCTGCAGTGGCGAGAGGAGCGCTTCCGGCAGACCAGTGAGAGCACCAACCAGCGGGTGCTGTGGTGGTCCATTCTGCAGACCCTCATCCTCGTGGCCATCGGTGTCTGGCAGATGCGGCACCTCAAGAGCTTCTTTGAAGCCAAGAAGCTTGTGTAGCTGTCCCAGGCGTCACAACCCATCCTCCCAGGCTGGGGGAGAAAGGACCTCCTGGAACTGACTTCTTCTGTCAGGAGGACTGGTTTCCAGCCATACCTGTTCTggaagggagaggggctggaggcACCCACAGGCACAAGCTGAAGGCAGCAGCTTGGCTAATACTGAGCAGGTAGTGGGGCAAATTCCTGCCCTCTCTCTCTGGCCTCTGGGCCGTTTGGTAGTAATCACCCAAGGGCTGGTAAAGCCCCTCCTCTTGGCACCTCAGAATCACAGTGTTACTGATCAGGGATGTGAGGCtgctgttgggggtggggggaggggaatgGGCAGGCAAGCCAGTCTTCTGTCTTCCTTTGCTAACTTAGGGTTTTGAGCAGGTTGGGGTATGGTGCCTGTCATACCCACCTGCCACCCTGGGAACCTCACTGTTCTCTCTTTCAGCCTAGACCTGCTGATCCAGGGTGTGTGTGAGttgagggtgggtggaggggttTGCAGTGTGGGAATGTGGCCCTGCAGTTGACCTGAGCTGCTTCACATGGTTGTCCATTCTGGGGCTTAAAGAACTGGGACCAGACCAAGTAGAGGCCTTGGTGCTGGTTGGGGTGGGGCCTGCAGAGTCTTagttactgatttcattttcaataaatgtaggtttgttacatgagtttcccaataaaaaaaaaaatgacttcttgTCCAGTGCAAGTGACTCAGTCATCAGTGGGCACACACTGCAGGGTGCCTCAGGGAATGCCAGTTCTTCCAAAGAGCAAAGCACTTCACATTCCAAAGTGAATTCCCACCAGtcagcttcattctttccttcttctccaggCCTTCCTGTGGCAGGGAATAGTGGGTTTGTCCAAGATTATACAACAAGTAAATTGGGCTGGGGCTCAAATTTACACCCTTTCCTCTGTGCCAGCTCCCTGGTGAAGTTCCCTCTTTCTAGAGTCAGTAAGCAGGATTGTCATGGATGCTGCCAGGAAGTGCCTGGTAAGGAGGTGCATTGAGCAGGGGAGTGCTACAGGACAGCCACCCTGGGCTGGCAGGGACAAGGATGTTGATGGGCTAAACCAACAGCAAGTGATTTCAACCAGGACCATGAAGGAGAGGAAGGATTCTGCTGGAAGGAGATGGCAGGACAGGGGTGGTTGGAGAAGTGGAGGCAAACAGCTGGAATGGAGGTGGGTGGGTGTTTAATTTCAGCTGCAGAGGGTGTTGTGAGGAAGCTGGAAAGGAAGGTTGGATTAGAGAAGCCTCGAGCTCCAGGTAAGCGATTTGGACATGCCCACCTTTCAAGAGGGGCTGCAGGCACCCACAGGCACAAGCTGAAGGCAGCAGCTTGGCTGGCTTAATACTGAGCAGGTGGTGGGGTAAATGCCTGCCCCCCTCCCTCTGGCCTCTGGGCCCTTTGCAGTAATCACCCAGGGTCTGGTAAAGCCACTGAGAGCCCTACTGGCACCTCAGAATCACAGTGTTATTGATCAGGGATGTGA
The genomic region above belongs to Homo sapiens chromosome 5, GRCh38.p14 Primary Assembly and contains:
- the TMED9 gene encoding transmembrane emp24 domain-containing protein 9 precursor, with amino-acid sequence MAVELGVLLVRPRPGTGLGRVMRTLLLVLWLATRGSALYFHIGETEKKCFIEEIPDETMVIGNYRTQLYDKQREEYQPATPGLGMFVEVKDPEDKVILARQYGSEGRFTFTSHTPGEHQICLHSNSTKFSLFAGGMLRVHLDIQVGEHANDYAEIAAKDKLSELQLRVRQLVEQVEQIQKEQNYQRWREERFRQTSESTNQRVLWWSILQTLILVAIGVWQMRHLKSFFEAKKLV